From Helicoverpa armigera isolate CAAS_96S chromosome 17, ASM3070526v1, whole genome shotgun sequence, one genomic window encodes:
- the LOC135118043 gene encoding uncharacterized protein LOC135118043, producing MPVTRSQGRAAQAWIIDARPGRRTPPIVHDQPPFSPTTTEGVKTDRAPYPARGEERPAPSSLMQTEASSSLRPPGTSAEEYSSGGTLKACDKTYNRAVPLTTRVDARTELKAPSHRSTASNRKIRNAREDLLKIKLELAQIALQRAEEESDDDYMDDRNSNEEYIRSWLEEAPEPDPQDAAAEGGHRPPDTLDLPEPPPSAVIVNPVLRGISTAPGKDVAAEGGHRLRGTLDKPEPPPSKTIDTEALPSMKKPVEDTAGGEGLRPFITELTSAIASLAGNRSEEKPVYHNPAASKVIMTLPNFSGLHTEWLSFRAIYETTRPYFNDVENTARLRRSLRGRALDTVSSELIGNARPDDIMKELELQFGRPDSIAQAETDRLRGLPRCGEAPKDICTFASRVRSGIVTLRALKKEHYLMNAELMRILTEKLPNSLRVQWYKTYTEKYQSTPDLGLFSDFITEQARYCSAFAPPENISEATGLRRVTQRTHTTIDKKPASKCRICEMDGHRSLDCHKFVKASADKKWELAKQHNMCFRCLRHRQHGHRCQKKRCGIEGCTASHHHLLHYKKKASTTEVAQEAQEIVANSRNHTNQAFLKIVPVQLSGPAGEVRTYALLDDGSTVSLIDEELADMIGAEGPVEPMKIGAISDVTIDTPTSKRVDLTLSTCHRKKIPFRARTIPRLHLSPQSISKDDIADCKHLFDLADQLTYNAGTPKIIIGQDNWHLLLATDIRRGPQHQPIASLTPLGWVLHGARTRILGQQVHYVNQLNGAEENIDKQLREYFALESLIINPCRPASDPEKRAEDILQRSIVQLEDGRLQTALLWRSDEIQMPDSYATAMNRLVSIEKKLDKNPALKTRYMAQMDSLIEKGYAESAPERTPGRTWYLPHFDVFNPMKPEKLRIVHDAAAKTRGMSLNDYLLTGPDLLQSLPGVMMRFRRHRVAVSGDITEMFMQVKVKPEDRDALRYLWRGERREGAPEEYRMTSIIFGAASSPCTAIFAKNWNAKRHANEHPEAVEAIVKNHYMDDYLDSFRSTEEATRTIKIVQEIHSKARFDLTKWVSNSEAVLRELVPGQETTQIVNLGNIENTEKVLGVIWKPHTDELSFNLKLARLPTGLLDKETPTKREALKIVMSLYDPLGLASPITIRAKQILQEAWRRGVDWDQPLDEELSSQWRAWISHLEQLKNVNIPRCYPGYSEATEIQVHVFTDASEKAYATAVYWRSMTRDNNVHVSLVMAKAKVAPLKLLSIPRLELQAAVMGTRVAAAVIYEHNVKPASVTYWSDSRTVLTWIRKGARSYKPFVAHRLAAIEENSRVEEWRWVPTKSNIADAATRDVPTHFHTDHEWYRGPKFLYDDPSTWPTESPADSQPTGEEKTITLIQAGAANLIDVVPDPARFSRWERLLRATARVLQFISLCRKQHTEKTFYKRTKKNKENDPDWSRAVRAPRAPAEAARAPIYTRKFIILDATYIQRAEKLLVRVVQQEAFKQEIASLESNETVASSSRLYPLRIELNDGVIVLRSRIAAVDKVAKSVKSPPVLDGDHRITQLYIDWTHRSLQHSGTELVVNEVRQHYWIVRLRPTVKQVIARCLHCRIRRARAPTPATGDHPKTRLAHHRRPFTYTGLDYFGPLSVTVGRQHHKRYVALFTCLTTRAVHLEIAHSLSADSAVLALRRFAARRGCPTEIYSDNGTNMHGADRELREACQEEASRRGIAWRFITPSAPFMGGAWERLVRCVKTALGATLHERHPREEVLATLLCEVEYVVNSRPLTHVSVSGDDDESITPNHFLLGGSARLPSPGTFDERDIDSKKHWRRAQILADMFWRRWVREYLPELQYRREPHARGPALQLGDPVLIADGNLPRNTWPRGRVVAVYPGADGEVRTADVRTAGGILKRPTKKLVPLPK from the exons ATGCCTGTGACAAGATCGCAAGGAAGAGCCGCTCAAGCCTGGATCATCGACGCCAGACCGGGCCGCCGCACACCCCCCATCGTGCACGACCAGCCGCCGTTCTCTCCAACCACCACCGAGGGA GTGAAGACCGACCGCGCCCCCTACCCCGCGAGGGGTGAAGAGCGACCAGCGCCGTCGTCGTTGATGCAGACTGAAGCGTCGTCATCACTGAGGCCGCCTGGAACCAGTGCTGAAGAATATAGTTCAGGAGGAACACTGAAGGCTTGCGACAAGACATACAACCGAGCTGTACCGTTGACTACCCGGGTTGACGCCCGTACCGAACTTAAGGCACCGTCGCACAGATCGACGGcatcaaatagaaaaattagAAATGCGCGTGAAGACTTATTGAAGATTAAGTTGGAGCTAGCGCAAATAGCACTTCAGAGGGCCGAGGAAGAATCGGACGACGATTATATGGATGATAGAAATTCCAATGAAGAGTACATCCGTTCCTGGTTGGAGGAAGCTCCGGAACCAGACCCGCAGGACGCCGCCGCTGAGGGAGGACATAGACCACCAGATACCCTGGACCTGCCCGAGCCCCCCCCCTCCGCGGTTATAGTGAATCCGGTCCTGCGTGGAATAAGTACTGCTCCTGGAAAAGACGTCGCCGCCGAGGGAGGACATAGACTGCGGGGTACCCTGGACAAACCAGAGCCCCCCCCCTCGAAGACCATCGATACTGAAGCCCTTCCATCAATGAAGAAACCAGTTGAAGATACTGCAGGGGGTGAAGGGCTCCGTCCGTTTATCACGGAGCTCACCTCCGCCATCGCATCGCTAGCCGGGAATAGAAGCGAAGAGAAACCGGTGTACCACAACCCTGCTGCATCGAAAGTCATCATGACGCTGCCGAACTTTAGTGGATTGCATACAGAATGGCTATCGTTCCGCGCCATCTATGAGACAACGCGACCATATTTCAACGATGTGGAGAATACGGCGAGGCTGAGAAGAAGCCTGCGAGGAAGAGCGCTTGACACAGTTAGTTCCGAGCTTATCGGCAACGCCAGGCCGGATGACATCATGAAGGAGTTGGAGCTTCAGTTTGGCCGCCCCGACTCAATAGCGCAAGCGGAGACAGACAGACTGCGCGGGCTGCCACGCTGCGGAGAAGCACCGAAGGACATCTGCACTTTCGCCAGCCGTGTACGAAGTGGCATCGTCACACTGCGAGCGCTGAAAAAGGAACACTACCTCATGAACGCCGAGCTTATGCGCATCCTCACAGAGAAGCTGCCGAACTCGCTACGTGTACAGTGGTACAAGACATATACTGAGAAGTACCAGTCGACGCCGGACTTGGGTCTCTTCAGCGACTTCATCACCGAACAAGCTCGCTACTGCAGCGCGTTTGCACCGCCTGAAAACATCAGTGAAGCTACTGGACTTAGACGTGTGACGCAGAGAACACACACCACCATAGACAAGAAGCCCGCATCGAAGTGCCGCATCTGCGAGATGGATGGACACCGATCGCTAGACTGCCACAAGTTCGTGAAGGCTTCTGCGGACAAGAAGTGGGAACTAGCCAAGCAACACAACATGTGCTTCCGCTGCCTCCGCCATCGTCAGCACGGACACAGATGTCAGAAGAAGAGATGTGGAATCGAGGGCTGCACAGCATCACACCATCATCTGCTTCACTACAAGAAGAAGGCGAGCACTACTGAAGTTGCACAAGAAGCGCAAGAAATAGTCGCAAATTCACGCAACCACACAAATCAAGCGTTCCTGAAAATCGTTCCGGTGCAACTGTCCGGACCAGCGGGAGAAGTGCGCACCTACGCACTGCTGGATGACGGCTCAACCGTGTCACTGATTGACGAAGAGCTAGCAGACATGATCGGTGCAGAGGGACCAGTCGAGCCGATGAAAATAGGCGCCATCAGCGACGTGACTATCGACACGCCCACGTCGAAGAGAGTTGACCTCACGCTATCGACCTGCCATAGGAAGAAGATACCCTTCAGGGCGCGCACCATACCACGCCTGCACCTGTCGCCGCAGTCAATCAGCAAGGATGACATCGCTGACTGCAAGCACCTGTTTGACCTGGCAGATCAGCTGACGTACAACGCAGGGACGCCGAAGATTATCATCGGGCAAGACAACTGGCATCTGCTCCTAGCGACAGACATCAGAAGAGGGCCCCAGCATCAGCCGATAGCATCGTTAACTCCCTTGGGCTGGGTGCTGCACGGTGCCCGCACTAGGATTCTGGGACAGCAGGTGCACTACGTCAATCAGCTGAACGGCGCCGAGGAAAACATAGACAAGCAACTTCGTGAATACTTCGCACTCGAGTCACTCATCATCAACCCGTGCCGACCAGCTTCTGACCCAGAGAAGAGGGCGGAAGATATATTACAACGCAGTATAGTACAGTTGGAAGATGGACGTCTTCAGACTGCGTTGCTATGGAGGAGTGACGAGATACAGATGCCGGACAGCTACGCGACTGCGATGAATAGACTCGTATCAATAGAGAAAAAACTCGACAAGAATCCTGCTCTGAAGACTAGATATATGGCGCAGATGGATTCACTAATAGAAAAGGGCTACGCAGAAAGCGCCCCTGAACGTACACCGGGAAGAACGTGGTACCTGCCGCACTTCGACGTCTTCAACCCTATGAAACCGGAGAAGCTTCGTATAGTTCACGACGCAGCAGCGAAGACAAGAGGGATGTCACTGAACGACTACCTGCTCACGGGTCCGGACTTGCTGCAGTCGCTGCCCGGCGTGATGATGCGATTCCGACGTCACCGCGTCGCCGTCTCCGGAGATATCACTGAAATGTTTATGCAGGTGAAAGTAAAGCCAGAAGACAGAGACGCTCTCCGATATCTGTGGCGAGGAGAGCGGCGGGAGGGGGCGCCGGAAGAGTACCGAATGACGTCAATAATATTCGGCGCAGCAAGTTCACCGTGTACAGCAATATTCGCTAAGAACTGGAATGCTAAACGCCATGCGAACGAACACCCAGAAGCAGTAGAAGCAATAGTCAAGAATCATTACATGGACGATTACCTGGATAGCTTCAGAAGTACAGAAGAGGCGACGCGCACAATCAAGATAGTAcaagaaatacatagtaaagCGCGCTTCGACCTAACGAAATGGGTATCCAACAGCGAAGCAGTCCTGCGTGAATTGGTACCGGGCCAAGAAACAACACAGATTGTTAATCTCGGAAATATAGAAAACACAGAGAAAGTACTCGGCGTGATATGGAAGCCACACACGGACGAGCTGAGCTTCAACTTAAAACTCGCGCGCCTACCTACTGGCCTGCTCGACAAGGAAACGCCCACCAAGAGAGAGGCGCTCAAGATAGTTATGTCGCTATACGACCCGCTGGGCCTCGCCTCACCGATAACAATCAGGGCGAAACAAATACTACAAGAAGCCTGGAGGCGGGGAGTCGACTGGGATCAACCTCTCGATGAAGAACTATCAAGCCAGTGGAGGGCGTGGATAAGTCATCTCGAACAGCTGAAGAACGTAAACATACCGCGCTGTTATCCTGGGTACAGCGAGGCTACAGAAATACAAGTACACGTGTTCACCGACGCCAGTGAGAAGGCCTACGCTACAGCGGTGTACTGGAGGTCAATGACCCGTGACAACAACGTGCACGTCAGCCTCGTCATGGCGAAGGCGAAGGTGGCGCCGCTGAAGCTGCTGTCAATACCGCGCCTCGAGCTGCAAGCCGCGGTGATGGGTACGCGCGTCGCAGCCGCGGTGATATATGAACACAACGTCAAGCCCGCCTCCGTGACCTACTGGAGTGACAGCAGAACCGTTCTGACATGGATAAGGAAAGGAGCCAGATCGTACAAGCCATTCGTCGCACACCGTTTGGCCGCCATAGAGGAAAATAGCAGAGTCGAAGAGTGGCGCTGGGTGCCTACAAAAAGCAACATAGCCGACGCCGCCACCCGCGACGTCCCGACGCATTTTCACACCGACCACGAgtggtaccgcggccctaaGTTCCTCTACGACGACCCATCGACATGGCCGACCGAGTCACCAGCTGACAGTCAACCGACAGGCGAGGAAAAAACAATCACGCTCATACAAGCGGGCGCAGCAAACCTCATAGACGTCGTTCCCGACCCCGCTCGATTTTCAAGGTGGGAGCGATTGCTGCGCGCCACAGCCAGAGTACTACAGTTTATATCGTTATGTAGAAAACAACATACAGAAAAAACGTTCTACAAgcgaacaaagaaaaacaaagaaaacgatCCTGATTGGTCGAGAGCGGTGCGAGCGCCCCGCGCGCCCGCCGAAGCTGCGCGCGCCCCAATATACACACGcaagtttattatattggacGCGACATATATTCAAAGAGCAGAGAAGCTGTTAGTTCGTGTGGTACAACAAGAAGCCTTTAAACAAGAAATAGCCAGTCTCGAGAGTAACGAAACAGTCGCAAGTAGTAGCCGACTGTACCCGCTGCGCATAGAACTAAACGACGGAGTTATAGTACTGCGAAGCCGCATAGCTGCTGTAGACAAAGTCGCTAAAAGCGTGAAGAGTCCACCTGTGTTAGACGGCGATCACCGCATTACACAGCTATATATAGATTGGACGCACCGTAGCCTACAACACAGCGGCACCGAGCTCGTCGTGAATGAGGTCAGACAGCACTACTGGATTGTGCGCCTGCGCCCGACAGTCAAGCAAGTCATCGCGCGCTGCCTGCACTGCCGCATACGTCGCGCGCGCGCGCCGACGCCGGCAACCGGCGACCACCCGAAGACACGCCTGGCTCATCACCGCAGGCCGTTCACATACACCGGGCTTGATTATTTCGGCCCGCTGTCAGTCACCGTCGGTCGTCAGCATCACAAGCGATACGTGGCGCTGTTCACGTGTCTCACAACAAGGGCAGTTCACCTCGAGATCGCGCACAGCCTCAGCGCGGACTCAGCTGTGTTGGCGCTGCGCAGGTTCGCAGCGCGACGCGGCTGTCCCACCGAAATCTACTCCGACAACGGCACCAACATGCACGGTGCTGACCGTGAGCTGCGTGAGGCCTGCCAGGAGGAGGCCAGCCGACGCGGCATCGCCTGGCGCTTCATCACGCCTTCCGCGCCTTTCATGGGAGGCGCCTGGGAGCGCTTAGTGCGGTGCGTTAAGACCGCGCTAGGCGCCACGCTGCACGAGCGCCACCCACGCGAGGAGGTCCTCGCGACGCTGCTCTGCGAGGTCGAGTACGTCGTCAACAGCCGGCCGCTCACCCACGTATCTGTGAGCGGCGACGACGACGAGTCCATCACACCGAACCATTTCCTGCTGGGCGGCTCGGCACGCCTGCCGAGCCCCGGCACGTTCGACGAGCGAGACATCGACAGCAAGAAGCACTGGCGGCGCGCCCAGATACTCGCCGACATGTTCTGGCGCCGCTGGGTGCGCGAGTACCTGCCCGAGCTCCAATACCGGCGGGAGCCGCacgcccgcggccccgcgctgcAGCTGGGCGACCCCGTTCTCATCGCCGACGGCAACCTGCCTCGCAACACTTGGCCGCGAGGCCGGGTTGTGGCCGTCTACCCGGGCGCTGATGGTGAAGTTCGGACCGCTGACGTGCGCACCGCAGGTGGCATACTAAAGCGTCCGACGAAGAAACTCGTGCCGCTGCCTAAGTAA